A genomic segment from Nocardiopsis sp. Huas11 encodes:
- a CDS encoding neutral zinc metallopeptidase codes for MGIGVSLCLAAGLAAMGFTGFLAISELLHSSDPGWSHPVADEQHGAPAASPGGSGAGTSDGAVNGGSPEETGAGEAGGEGEGEGATTVGQSAPLDDSPLYRIGELGEVTCTAPELDKDDSASVETFAHAIADCLDEAWGDYFTAAGLEFTSPNRIYWTAAGHSPCGAFPSEGTAAFYCGANQGLYLGLEDIVAASADNENPEAYTFLISHEYGHHVQGQSRILAQFHSARAGADQEEADELSRRNELQANCLGGVFLGASGDSLGYGDHERSNILDDVELRSDRGRDRTHGSAENGRMWTAHGMDRVDPASCDTWNVDEDLVR; via the coding sequence ATGGGCATCGGGGTGTCGCTGTGCCTGGCCGCGGGTCTGGCCGCGATGGGGTTCACGGGGTTCCTCGCGATCTCCGAACTCCTGCACTCCTCCGACCCCGGGTGGTCGCACCCGGTGGCCGACGAGCAGCACGGGGCGCCGGCCGCGTCTCCGGGCGGGAGCGGCGCGGGCACCAGCGACGGCGCCGTGAACGGCGGTTCCCCGGAGGAGACCGGCGCCGGCGAGGCCGGGGGCGAGGGCGAGGGCGAGGGCGCCACGACGGTCGGCCAGAGCGCGCCCCTGGACGACAGCCCGCTCTACCGCATCGGCGAGCTGGGCGAGGTCACCTGCACGGCCCCGGAACTGGACAAGGACGACTCCGCGTCGGTGGAGACCTTCGCCCACGCGATCGCCGACTGCCTGGACGAGGCTTGGGGCGACTACTTCACCGCGGCCGGGCTGGAGTTCACCTCGCCCAACCGGATCTACTGGACCGCGGCGGGTCACAGCCCGTGCGGAGCGTTCCCCTCGGAGGGCACGGCCGCGTTCTACTGCGGCGCCAACCAGGGCCTCTACCTGGGGCTGGAGGACATCGTGGCGGCCTCGGCCGACAACGAGAACCCGGAAGCGTACACGTTCCTCATCAGCCACGAGTACGGTCATCACGTCCAGGGGCAGTCGCGCATCCTGGCGCAGTTCCACAGCGCGCGGGCGGGCGCGGACCAGGAGGAGGCCGACGAGCTGAGCCGACGCAACGAGCTCCAGGCCAACTGCCTGGGCGGCGTGTTCCTCGGGGCCTCCGGCGACTCCCTGGGCTACGGCGACCACGAGCGGAGCAACATCCTCGACGACGTCGAGCTGCGCAGCGACCGGGGCCGCGACCGGACCCACGGATCGGCGGAGAACGGCCGGATGTGGACCGCGCACGGTATGGACCGCGTGGACCCGGCCTCCTGTGACACCTGGAACGTGGACGAGGACCTGGTGCGGTGA